One region of Asterias rubens chromosome 5, eAstRub1.3, whole genome shotgun sequence genomic DNA includes:
- the LOC117290246 gene encoding tRNA (uracil-5-)-methyltransferase homolog A-like → MASQVDTVPLANDAPQQDDETPTEEVPVPMVTSSQTKESAECEETAVEDSATSSQTEKEKESKDVAPELNETGDQSAVKSSATEAESDPYHYLTREHFTSEIFKIEIKNLPRHFGFAQLKKMLVNLQLKPKKVKAVNRATYAFVTFSNEEDKEEALKVLDGHKWKGQILKAKLAKPIEDPYAKSVALKRSQDESEGDSKGSKRRREEESLPVEERLNNSVTPLWKQPYEDQLEIKQNNTMEFLRHLTKMLQKNVGDITPWLAQQRKKHNGMACELEPIKPSPVLENYRNKCEFTVGKSVDGIDKTVGFRLGSYRGGQVSVVNPSACSHVCPATKAIVAAFQKYIQTESSLESYGQQMHTGHWRMLLVRTSMIGGRMAAAFMHPQNLSKEAIEEEKVKLRDFFREGEGKSCGLTSLYINLQPEERRGDNSYSHLDGDEYINEDLLDLKFRISPDAFFQVNTVAAEVLYTTVGDWAEATPSTTVLDICCGTGTIGITLAKRVMKVIGIEMNQQAVNDAIYNAKTNDLSNIEYTCGKAEDVLPDIMNDLKDCEDIVGIVDPPRPGMPPKVLQAVRRCANLRRLVYVSCNPQNAINNFIDLCRPVSNRNKGIPFRPVKAVAIDLFPHTKHCELIILFERADKVDSFYTVPDGAY, encoded by the exons ATGGCAAGCCAAGTGGACACCGTTCCTCTGGCCAATGATGCGCCTCAACAAGACGACGAGACGCCAACAGAGGAGGTTCCTGTACCCATGGTAACATCCAGCCAAACAAAGGAATCTGCAGAGTGTGAAGAGACAGCAGTAGAGGATTCTGCCACTTCAAGTCAGACGGAAAAAGAGAAAGAGTCTAAAG ATGTGGCTCCAGAATTGAATGAAACGGGAGATCAATCTGCAGTGAAATCATCGGCCACAGAAGCTGAGTCAGACCCGTACCATTATCTCACCAGAGAACACTTCACATCAGAGATCTTCAAGATTGAAATAAAGAATCTTCCAAGGCACTTTGGGTTTGCA CAACTGAAGAAGATGCTTGTTAATCTACAGTTGAAGCCTAAGAAGGTCAAAGCAGTCAACCGAGCAACGTATGCTTTCGTCACCTTCAG CAATGAAGAGGATAAAGAGGAAGCTTTGAAAGTTCTTGACGGTCACAAATGGAAGGGACAGATTCTGAAAGCCAAG TTAGCTAAGCCAATTGAAGACCCATACGCCAAGAGTGTAGCTCTGAAGCGATCTCAAGATGAGTCGGAAGGAGACTCCAAGGGATCCAAGAGAAGACGAGAAGAGGAGAGTTTGCCCGTAGAGGAGAG ACTTAACAATTCGGTCACTCCACTGTGGAAACAGCCTTATGAGGACCAGTTGGAGATCAAGCAGAACAACACCATGGAATTCCTACGTCATTTGACTAAGATGCTGCAAAAGAATGTGGGCGACATCACACCATGGCTTGCACAGCAAAG GAAAAAGCACAATGGAATGGCCTGTGAGTTGGAACCAATAAAACCATCG CCAGTTCTAGAGAACTACCGCAACAAGTGTGAGTTTACCGTTGGTAAGAGCGTAGATGGAATAG ATAAAACTGTTGGATTCAGGTTAGGAAGCTACAGAG GTGGCCAGGTGTCCGTAGTGAACCCCTCTGCCTGCTCGCATGTCTGCCCAGCCACCAAGGCCATAGTGGCCGCATTCCAGAAGTACATCCAGACGGAGTCATCGCTGGAGAGCTACGGTCAACAGATGCACACCGGCCACTGGCGCATGCTGCTGGTCCGGACTAGCATGATCGGAGGACGAATGGCTGCTGCATTCATGCACCCACAGAATTTATCCAAG gAGGCAATAGAAGAAGAGAAAGTGAAACTAAGAGACTTTTTTAGAGAGGGTGAGGGTAAAAGCTGCGGGCTGACGTCACTTTACATCAACCTACAACCAGAGGAGAGGAG AGGTGATAATTCGTACAGTCACCTTGACGGAGATGAGTATATCAACGAAGATCTACTGGATCTCAAGTTCAGAATATCACCAGATGCCTTCTTCCAAG TGAACACTGTTGCAGCGGAGGTTCTCTACACCACAGTTGGTGATTGGGCTGAAGCCACTCCTTCAACCACTGTGCTAGATATCTGCTGTGGTACAGGAACCATTGGGATCACCCTAGCTAAG AGAGTGATGAAAGTGATAGGCATTGAGATGAACCAACAAGCTGTTAATGATGCTATCTACAATGCAAAGACTAATG ATCTGAGCAATATCGAGTATACATGCGGCAAGGCAGAGGATGTATTACCAGATATCATGAATGATCTTAAGGACTGTGAGGATATCGTTGGAATTGTGGACCCTCCAAGACCAGGAATGC CTCCCAAGGTTCTCCAAGCTGTACGGCGATGTGCCAACTTAAGACGGCTGGTCTACGTCTCCTGTAACCCACAGAATGCCATCAACAACTTCATCGA TTTATGTCGTCCTGTATCAAATCGCAACAAAGGCATTCCCTTCCGACCAGTCAAGGCTGTAGCCATTGATCTCTTCCCCCATACCAAACACTGCGAGCTCATCATACTGTTTGAGAGAGCAGACAAGGTGGATTCTTTCTACACAGTGCCAGACGGAGCTTACTAG
- the LOC117290247 gene encoding uncharacterized protein LOC117290247 has protein sequence MADRSQGASTSHQQATAGVSTTPQSGTYRFAQLSSGALFCGLRKSLREILRSKHSSPMYCVKPMMYSQKDMFFSPRSRHNEQDDDDEAGSSTSLWDAARHDPKAHLHFNSAVRQAVEKYSDVLKGLKCHHMEDIIGEVMRLCPLLRNDVIVRKKVCGAIKSYICNAVTHYKRKQRNLKTPIIPAGAQSRVQQPKHQTASTSRKRGQEAVIKTALSSEDEVYQDSPNSYQDDLIDYSANVDESNVTIEVSSIPSPQDGMGGVMLVQGPVQSPNLHHSLPGSSEYIHAAARQSESQQHHFVTRHRGEIPAIRSTPRLIEISDVRSITMDSDCVASSADRGNQEFRFSDGPTMEELRSVQADFAKQRDWDQFHQPRNLLLAMIGEVGEVSELFQWRGECKEGLEDWSEKDKKHLGQELSDVLMYLIRLAEKCHVDLPQAAMEKIGLNAKKYPAHKVHGSSKKYTEYE, from the exons atggcgGACCGAAGCCAGGGCGCTTCTACTTCTCATCAGCAGGCAACCGCCGGTGTGAGCACCACGCCCCAATCTGGCACTTACCGTTTCGCGCAACTCTCGTCCGGGGCTCTCTTCTGTGGACTGCGGAAAAGTCTACGAGAAATACTTCGCTCTAAGCATTCGTCACCAATGTACTGTGTAAAACCGATGATGTACTCTCAGAAGGACATGTTCTTCAGTCCCAGGTCGAGGCATAATGAGCAGGATGACGATGACGAGGCTGGGAGCTCGACCTCGCTTTGGGATGCAGCACGCCATGATCCGAAGGCACATCTGCACTTTAAT TCTGCAGTTCGACAAGCCGTTGAGAAATATTCCGACGTTCTGAAGGGATTGAAATGTCACCACATGGAAGATATCATTGGAGAG GTAATGCGTCTCTGTCCACTTTTAAGGAATGACGTCATCGTGAGGAAAAAAGTTTGTGGCGCCATCAAATCGTACATCTGCAATGCCGTCACGCACTACAAAAGAAA aCAGAGGAACCTGAAAACCCCAATCATCCCTGCCGGAGCCCAATCGCGCGTCCAACAACCAAAACACCAGACTGCCTCCACGTCTCGAAAACGGGGACAGGAGGCGGTCATCAAAACGGCGCTCTCATCTGAAGATGAAGTGTACCAAGATTCACCCAACTCTTATCAAGATGATTTGATTGACTACTCCGCCAATGTAGATGAGAGTAATGTGACCATCGAAGTGTCGAGTATTCCTTCACCACAAGATGGTATGGGTGGTGTCATGCTTGTACAGGG ACCTGTCCAATCACCTAATCTCCACCACAGCCTGCCAGGATCCAGCGAGTACATCCACGCTGCAGCCAGACAGTCGGAAAGCCAACAGCACCACTTTGTGACACGGCACCGCGGTGAGATTCCTGCCATAAGAAGTACACCCAGGCTGATTGAGATCTCAGACGTACGGAGTATCACCATGGACTCGGACTGTGTGGCATCCTCGGCCGATAGAGGCAACCAAGAATTCCGATTCAGTGATGGTCCTACTATGGAGGAACT GAGATCTGTCCAAGCTGATTTTGCCAAGCAGAGAGATTGGGATCAGTTCCATCAACCAAGAAATCTACTGCTAGCAATG ATTGGTGAAGTTGGTGAAGTCTCAGAGCTTTT TCAATGGAGGGGAGAATGCAAAGAGGGGCTTGAAG ATTGGTCggagaaagacaaaaaacatcTCGGTCAGGAGCTCAGCGATGTCTTGATGTATCTCATACGGTTAGCGGAGAAATGCCACGTAGATCTGCCACAAGCTGCTATGGAGAAGATTGGCTTAAACGCCAAGAAATATCCAGCGCACAAAGTACATGGGTCCAGTAAGAAGTACACCGAGTATGAATGA